The genomic window ACGGTCTTACCCATTCTGTCGAGTGGTCAGGCCCGCGTATAGGTCCACAATTGCGCTGGCGGAATATTGCGCACGATGAAATCGAAATGGCGGATATGGTAGAGGTGCGGCTGCGCGACGATCGGGGAAATCGGACCGTAGGATATCTGCACCACGGGTCGGCCGTGCGGCACGCGCTTCAGCAATTCGTCGAGAAGCTTGATGCGGGCAGCCATCGGAAAATTCAGCATCGGCACGGCGGAAATAACGCTGTCGAACATCTGACCCTTGTGCTCGCCAAGGGTCGCATCGAGATCGAAGGCGTCACCATTGACGAAGTTGACGCCCGGATAACTTCTTAGCAGCTGATGGTAGAAATCGGTTGAATATTCGATGGCTGTCAGGTTCTCCGGCTTGATGCCGCGCGCCAGAATGGCCTTGGTTATGACGCCGGTGCCGGGACCGAGTTCCAGAACCGGCAGGCCGGAATGGGGATTGATGACACTCGCCATTTTTTTTGCGGTGATGGACGATGTCGGGACAATGGCGCCGACTTTTTTCGGCTGGCTGACCATGCCTTTGAAAAAGCGGATTTCTTCTTCAAATTTTTGTTCAAGGCGTTGCTTCAGGTTAAGTGCCATAATTCCCCTCGGATACATTTTGGTCATTGTCAAAAAACGGTTACGTACTGTTGATCCCATTTGGCGCAAAAACAAGGCAAAATGTCGTAACTGGAAAAATTCGGTTATCGTTTGAAACGCGCGATAACCGAATCAAAAAAACGCCGAGGGAGCGATCCACCGGCGTTTTTGTTTGAATTGGCAAAAAACAGCCGTTTTAAACGCGCATCGGCATCAGAACATACAGTGCATCGTCGCCGGCGGTATCGCGTACCAGCGTCGGCGAACCCGCATCCGCCAGCAGAAAAATCGCATCCTCGCCGGAAAGCTGCGACGTGATGTCGAGGAGGTATTTGGCATTGAAGCCGATTTCCATCGAATCATTATCGTAACCAACGGCCACTTCTTCGGTAGCACTTCCCGAATCGGGATTGTTGACGGTCAGCGTCAACTGGCCGTCAGTTAGCGCCAGCTTCACGGCGCGGCCGCGCTCGGACGAAATCGTCGAAACACGGTCCACGGCCCGGGCGAAGGTCTGGCAATCGACGCGCATTTCCTTGTCGTTGCCGGTCGGGATCACGCGCTGGTAGTCGGGGAAGGTGCCGTCGATCAGCTTCGAGGTCAGCACGACCGAGCCGATGGCCAGGCGGATCTTCGCATCCGAGACTTCGACTGTGACTTCCAGTTCCGGATTGTCCATCAGCTTCTGCAGTTCACCGACGGTCTTGCGCGGAATAATGATGCCCGGCATGCCTTCGGAGCCGGAGGGCGCATCCACATCGGCGCGCGCCAGGCGGTGGCCGTCCGTAGCGACGGCGCGCAGCTTCAGCTCGCCATTGCTTTCGATGGTGTGGAAGAAAATGCCGTTCAGGTAATAACGTGTCTCTTCGGTCGAAATCGCAAACTGCGTCCGGTCGATCAGCATCTTCAGATCGGTCGCCTTCAGTTTGAAGGTGTGACTGAAGGTGCCGGCGGTCAGGTCAGGGAAATCCGCTTCCGGCAGGCATTGCAGCGAGAATTTCGAGCGGCCGGAGGCAACGGTCATGGAGGAGCCGTCCGGGTTGGTGGCCAGAAGCACTTCGGAACCATCCGGCAGCTTGCGCACGATTTCGTAAAGCAGGTGCGCCGGAACGGTCGTAGCGCCCGCCTGTTCCACCATGGCTGGTGTCGCTTCGGTGATTTCGAGATCGAGGTCGGTCGCCTTCATGTCCAGATTGGCGCCGGAGGCGCGCAGCAGCACGTTGGACAGGATCGGGATCGTGTTGCGACGCTCGACAACCCGGTGGACGTGGTTCAGCGATTTCAGAAGGTTCGACCGCTCAAGAGTAATACGCATGGACGCTACCGCTTTCAACCGTTGCGAACCGGCCACCGCCGGATCGGCAAGAAGAGTCTTCACCGGCAAAAAGCCGGACAATGTGGACGGGCAAAATGGCAGAGTTATTGCAGAAAATGCAAGAGCCGAGTGCATCTGCCTCGGCTCATTTTGCTGCTATACAACATGATCCACAGGTTGGGGCCGCCGATGGACCTTGTTCGCCGGTTTTCTATTGCCCATAAAGGGGAAAACCGGAGCGACCGGCCGGCAAGGATCGGCCAGAATGATTGGAAGCCGTGTGACGCAGGAAATATCGAGCAGCGATGCCAGACAGGCAGCGAAGGAATTCAGGATAGGCCCGGCCACCATTCCGGCCCGGCCGCTGGAGCCGGCGCTTTACCTCGTCGCCACCCCTATCGGCAATCTCGGCGATATCACCATCCGCGCGCTGGAAACACTGGCCTCGGCCGATGTTCTCGCCTGTGAGGATACCCGCGTCACCCGCATCCTGCTTGAACGCTACGGCATCCGCACGCGCCCGCTCGCCTATCACGAACACAATGCCAATGAAGCGGGGCCGAAGCTCGTCGCCGCGCTGGAGGCCGGAAAATCCGTGGCGCTGGTATCGGATGCCGGAACGCCGCTGGTGTCCGATCCCGGTTACCGCCTCGGCCAGCTGGCGCTTGAGGCCGGGCATCGTGTCGTGCCGGTGCCGGGGGCGTCAGCGCCGCTTGCCGCCCTTGTCGGCTCGGGCATGCCGAGCGACGCTTTCCTGTTTGCGGGTTTCCTGCCGGTCAAGGATCGCGGCAAGCGCGACCGTTTTGCCGAGCTTGCCAAAATCCCCGCGACTTTGATCTTTTTTGAATCGCCGCGTCGCATCGGCGCGTCCCTCAAGGTGGCGACGGAAGTGCTGGGCCGCGACCGTCGCGCCGTGGTTTGTCGCGAACTGACCAAGACGTTCGAGGAATTCCGGCGTGGTACGCTCGGCGAGCTTGCGGATTATTACGATGGCGACCGCGTGGTGAAGGGCGAGATCGTGCTGCTGGTGGAGCCTCCGTCCTATGACGAAATTCCCGATATCGAGGATGTCGAGAAGCTCCTGAAGGATCTCGTCGCAACCATGTCCGCCGCCAAGGCTGCCGGCGAAGCGGCAAAGCTGACTGGCCTGCCGCGCAAGGAGCTTTATCAAAGGCTGCTGGATATGAAGGAAATGGATGGGCGCTGACGGGCAGAGCGATAAAAGGCGGAAAGCCGAGCGGCGCGGCCATGCTGCCGAATATTGGGCTGCACTCTATCTGCTGCTGAAGGGGTATCGCATTCTCGCCATTCGGTATCGAACCCGATTGGGGGAAATCGACCTCATCGCCCGCAAGAAGGATCTTGTCGCCATCATCGAGGTCAAGGCGCGCGCTTCCGGTAGCAGCGCGGTGGATGCCGTCGGTTTCCATTCGCAGCAGCGCATCCGGGCGGCTGCCGGTCTCTGGCTCTCTCGTCGCAAGGATGCTGCGCGGTTTTCGCTGCGCTTCGATATCATCGCCATTCTGCCGCGACGCCTGCCGCAGCATTTTATCGACGCTTTTTGAGGCAGAGGGGGAACGCAATGCCTACCGAGCGGGAAAAGATGGCTGCGGGCGAATGGTACAGCTGCATGGATGGCGAGCTGGATGTGTTGCGCTGGCATGCGCGCCGGGCGGTTCACCAGCACGATACCATGCCGCCGGATGAGCGCGGCGCCATCGGGCCGCTGCTGCGCGCACTTTTTGCCTCCGTGGGCGAAGGTGCATTTATCGAGGCGCCTTTTCATTGCGCCTACGGTTTCAACATTATGCTCGGCAGGAATGTCTATCTCAATGCCGGCTGCACCATTCTCGATTCTGCGAAGGTCATGATAGGCGATGGCGCGATGCTCGGCCCCTCCGTACAGATCTATTGTGCGGAACACCATCTTGATCCGGTTCCGCGCGCGCAGGGGATTGAAATCGCAAAGCCTGTCACGATCGGCCGCGATGTCTGGATCGGCGGCGGAGCGATCATTCTGGCCGGTATCACCATCGGTGACGGTGCAATTGTCGGCGCCGGTTCGGTGGTGACGCGCAATGTGCCGGCGGGTGCAACGGTCGTGGGAAATCCAGCACGACCCATAAATCGTATAGCCGGCTGAGATTGTCGGCACGCGCTGTAATAAATCTGACACGGAACTGTCAAAGAGGCGTCATGGAACCCCTCTATTCGCATCCTCATCCCAATAAATGGTGGAGAGGAATTAGTAATGTTGAAGAAGATTTCCATGGCCGCAGTGGCGGTCAGCATTTCGGCAACGTCTTCTATGGCTGCGACCAACATCACCTGGTGGCACGGCATGGGTGGCCGTAACGGCGAAGTCATCAACGAAGTTTCACAGAAGTTCAATGAAGCCCAGAAGGAATGCGCTCTGACGCCGGTTTCCAAGGGCTCCTACGAAGAAGCGCTGGC from Agrobacterium tumefaciens includes these protein-coding regions:
- the pmtA gene encoding phospholipid N-methyltransferase PmtA → MALNLKQRLEQKFEEEIRFFKGMVSQPKKVGAIVPTSSITAKKMASVINPHSGLPVLELGPGTGVITKAILARGIKPENLTAIEYSTDFYHQLLRSYPGVNFVNGDAFDLDATLGEHKGQMFDSVISAVPMLNFPMAARIKLLDELLKRVPHGRPVVQISYGPISPIVAQPHLYHIRHFDFIVRNIPPAQLWTYTRA
- the dnaN gene encoding DNA polymerase III subunit beta codes for the protein MRITLERSNLLKSLNHVHRVVERRNTIPILSNVLLRASGANLDMKATDLDLEITEATPAMVEQAGATTVPAHLLYEIVRKLPDGSEVLLATNPDGSSMTVASGRSKFSLQCLPEADFPDLTAGTFSHTFKLKATDLKMLIDRTQFAISTEETRYYLNGIFFHTIESNGELKLRAVATDGHRLARADVDAPSGSEGMPGIIIPRKTVGELQKLMDNPELEVTVEVSDAKIRLAIGSVVLTSKLIDGTFPDYQRVIPTGNDKEMRVDCQTFARAVDRVSTISSERGRAVKLALTDGQLTLTVNNPDSGSATEEVAVGYDNDSMEIGFNAKYLLDITSQLSGEDAIFLLADAGSPTLVRDTAGDDALYVLMPMRV
- the rsmI gene encoding 16S rRNA (cytidine(1402)-2'-O)-methyltransferase; the protein is MIGSRVTQEISSSDARQAAKEFRIGPATIPARPLEPALYLVATPIGNLGDITIRALETLASADVLACEDTRVTRILLERYGIRTRPLAYHEHNANEAGPKLVAALEAGKSVALVSDAGTPLVSDPGYRLGQLALEAGHRVVPVPGASAPLAALVGSGMPSDAFLFAGFLPVKDRGKRDRFAELAKIPATLIFFESPRRIGASLKVATEVLGRDRRAVVCRELTKTFEEFRRGTLGELADYYDGDRVVKGEIVLLVEPPSYDEIPDIEDVEKLLKDLVATMSAAKAAGEAAKLTGLPRKELYQRLLDMKEMDGR
- a CDS encoding YraN family protein, with the translated sequence MGADGQSDKRRKAERRGHAAEYWAALYLLLKGYRILAIRYRTRLGEIDLIARKKDLVAIIEVKARASGSSAVDAVGFHSQQRIRAAAGLWLSRRKDAARFSLRFDIIAILPRRLPQHFIDAF